A stretch of Sulfurimonas autotrophica DSM 16294 DNA encodes these proteins:
- the lpxB gene encoding lipid-A-disaccharide synthase — translation MKILVSALEHSANVHLKSLKKELSDDIEFIGIFDESLGEPIVDLRSLAIMGFVDALKKLRFFFKLNDEMLQLSEDADKVLLIDSSGFNLPLAKKIKKKYPQKEIIYYILPQAWAWKKKRIPVLAKTINKLCSILPFEKSYYPKDAPIEYVGHPLLDQIKNFKESLNAEIKDVAFMPGSRKGEIKKLMPVFKQLVQSLHVNATIIIPKHFSEADIQELYGDLSAFSISNEPHETLYKSDFAFICSGTATLEAALIGVPFVLSYIAKPLDYFIASRLVKLDYIGLGNIMFSQYKNEALHPEFIQEDVTVENLLKAYHDYDREKFLQNSKSLRSYLQHGSSKRVAQIIEEN, via the coding sequence ATGAAAATTCTTGTATCAGCATTGGAACACTCTGCAAATGTGCATTTGAAATCTTTAAAAAAAGAATTAAGTGACGACATTGAGTTTATAGGTATCTTTGATGAAAGTCTGGGAGAGCCTATTGTTGATTTGAGAAGTCTTGCCATTATGGGGTTTGTCGACGCCCTCAAAAAACTGCGATTCTTTTTTAAACTCAATGATGAAATGCTCCAACTCAGTGAAGATGCCGACAAAGTTTTATTGATTGATTCTTCCGGTTTTAATCTCCCCCTTGCTAAAAAAATCAAGAAAAAATACCCTCAAAAAGAAATAATCTATTATATACTCCCTCAAGCCTGGGCATGGAAGAAAAAACGCATTCCTGTACTTGCAAAAACCATAAATAAATTATGTTCTATTTTGCCTTTTGAAAAAAGTTACTATCCAAAAGATGCACCTATAGAATATGTAGGACATCCACTATTAGACCAAATCAAAAATTTCAAAGAGTCACTTAATGCTGAAATAAAGGATGTTGCTTTTATGCCAGGCAGCAGAAAAGGTGAAATTAAAAAGCTTATGCCTGTTTTTAAACAACTCGTACAGAGTTTACATGTAAACGCGACAATCATCATTCCAAAACACTTTTCAGAGGCAGATATACAAGAGTTATACGGAGATTTAAGTGCTTTTTCTATTTCAAATGAGCCGCATGAAACACTCTATAAGTCTGATTTTGCCTTTATATGCAGTGGAACGGCTACCCTTGAAGCAGCTCTTATAGGAGTGCCTTTTGTTTTAAGCTACATTGCAAAACCGCTTGATTATTTTATAGCCAGCAGACTTGTAAAATTGGATTATATAGGACTTGGAAATATTATGTTTTCTCAGTATAAAAATGAGGCCCTGCACCCCGAATTTATACAAGAAGATGTTACAGTGGAAAACCTTTTAAAAGCCTATCATGATTATGACAGAGAGAAGTTTTTGCAAAATTCAAAATCTTTAAGAAGCTACCTGCAGCATGGCAGTTCAAAAAGAGTTGCGCAAATTATCGAAGAAAATTAA
- a CDS encoding amidohydrolase family protein — translation MLISNAIVCDVNGEREVDVKIENGMITEIGSNLRDENVIDAKSIYLLPSLVDTNVRVLDSSLNAKNIKAIAKEARKGGVGHIVLNADSNPAIDNEVVLEFAQNGIKDINDVKIDFMLNSLKEDMSLSNIAILLKKGIVAPYMSTIAKNNVAIKIAEYVKMYGVTLFCKPEDNSLINAGVMLEGDVSSKLGLAGIPELSEVLHVSRMIEIARHFGIKILFNSIASPRSVELITKAKSEGVAVSCEVSVHHLLNSDEACEGFNTTAKLNPPLASKNDVKELQNALKRGEIDVLTTLHQPNSPVNKEVAFFDAAYGCEALEDALPIYYTKLVKSGMISMSELVKLTVQNPAKSINIEAGVIEVGQNANLVLFDLNEKRVVDNAQSLYNGEEIFGKVVL, via the coding sequence ATGCTTATATCAAACGCAATAGTTTGTGATGTAAACGGTGAGCGAGAAGTAGATGTCAAAATAGAAAACGGAATGATTACAGAAATAGGCTCTAATTTACGTGATGAAAACGTTATAGATGCCAAAAGCATTTATCTGCTTCCTAGCCTTGTTGATACAAATGTTAGAGTCTTGGACTCATCTTTGAATGCAAAAAATATTAAAGCCATTGCTAAAGAGGCAAGAAAAGGTGGAGTAGGGCATATTGTCTTAAATGCTGATTCAAACCCTGCCATAGATAACGAAGTCGTTTTAGAATTTGCACAAAATGGTATCAAAGATATAAATGATGTAAAAATTGATTTTATGCTCAACTCCTTAAAAGAAGATATGAGTCTCTCAAATATTGCCATTTTACTTAAAAAAGGAATAGTGGCTCCATATATGAGTACCATAGCAAAAAATAATGTTGCCATCAAAATAGCGGAATATGTTAAAATGTATGGCGTGACACTCTTTTGTAAGCCAGAAGACAACTCTTTAATAAATGCCGGTGTGATGCTCGAAGGTGATGTAAGTTCAAAACTCGGACTTGCCGGTATTCCTGAACTGAGTGAAGTCTTACATGTATCAAGAATGATAGAAATAGCAAGACATTTCGGGATTAAAATACTTTTTAACTCCATCGCTTCACCACGTTCGGTCGAGCTGATAACAAAAGCAAAAAGTGAAGGGGTGGCGGTCAGTTGTGAAGTTTCTGTGCATCATTTACTAAATTCAGATGAAGCGTGCGAAGGTTTTAATACAACAGCAAAACTCAACCCGCCACTCGCTTCAAAAAATGATGTCAAAGAACTACAAAATGCGCTCAAACGCGGAGAAATTGACGTGTTGACAACACTGCACCAGCCAAATTCACCTGTCAATAAAGAAGTGGCATTTTTTGACGCGGCGTATGGCTGTGAAGCACTTGAAGATGCACTGCCGATTTATTATACAAAACTGGTAAAGTCAGGCATGATTTCAATGAGTGAATTAGTAAAACTTACTGTACAAAATCCTGCAAAAAGTATAAATATTGAAGCCGGAGTTATAGAAGTAGGGCAAAATGCAAATCTAGTGCTGTTTGATTTAAACGAGAAGAGAGTTGTAGATAATGCACAGTCACTTTATAATGGTGAAGAAATTTTTGGAAAAGTTGTGCTTTAG
- the tgt gene encoding tRNA guanosine(34) transglycosylase Tgt — MEFTLDATSKNARAGTITTAHSTIKTPVFMPVGTIGSVKSLDAHDVLELLGAEIILANTYHMYLRPGDKTVAKMGKLHGFTKYPKSFLTDSGGFQAFSLSDMSKPKTDGIEFRSHIDGSKHFFTPKKVIDIQHNLGSDIMMILDDLVALPATQERIKLSIERTTAWAKESIEYFRMKQKEGVGTEQNIFAIIQGGTDKAFRTKSATELCALDYDGFAIGGLSVGELNNEMYDTVEHTVQYMPKDKPRYLMGVGTPEDLIENIERGIDMFDCVMPTRNARNGTLFTSFGKMNIKGAKFKEDPAPIDPECQCLTCKTYSRAYINHLFRSREITYFRLATIHNLHYYLTLMREVREAILENRFAEYKKEFYKKRSKS, encoded by the coding sequence ATGGAATTTACTTTAGACGCTACTTCAAAAAATGCCCGTGCCGGGACTATTACCACGGCTCACTCAACCATCAAAACACCGGTTTTTATGCCTGTTGGAACTATTGGGAGCGTCAAGTCTTTAGATGCTCATGATGTTTTAGAGCTTCTTGGTGCTGAGATAATTTTAGCCAATACCTACCACATGTACCTTCGTCCTGGAGATAAAACAGTTGCAAAAATGGGAAAACTACACGGTTTTACAAAATACCCTAAAAGTTTTTTAACAGACAGTGGCGGCTTTCAGGCATTTTCTTTAAGCGATATGTCAAAACCAAAAACTGACGGCATCGAATTTCGCTCACACATTGATGGAAGTAAACATTTTTTTACGCCTAAAAAAGTTATAGATATTCAGCACAATCTAGGCTCAGACATTATGATGATTTTAGATGATTTGGTCGCACTGCCAGCAACACAGGAGAGAATTAAACTCTCCATTGAGCGAACAACTGCCTGGGCAAAAGAGTCTATAGAATATTTTCGCATGAAACAAAAAGAGGGTGTGGGAACCGAACAAAACATTTTTGCCATTATTCAAGGTGGGACGGACAAAGCATTCCGCACAAAAAGTGCAACAGAGTTATGTGCATTGGATTATGACGGTTTTGCCATTGGCGGGCTTTCTGTAGGGGAACTCAACAATGAAATGTATGATACCGTTGAACATACTGTACAATATATGCCAAAAGACAAACCGCGTTACCTGATGGGTGTTGGAACACCTGAGGATTTAATAGAAAATATCGAGCGAGGTATTGATATGTTTGATTGTGTAATGCCGACAAGAAATGCAAGAAACGGAACACTTTTTACTTCATTTGGAAAAATGAACATCAAAGGTGCAAAATTTAAAGAAGACCCTGCACCGATAGACCCAGAATGTCAGTGTCTTACATGTAAGACTTACAGCCGAGCCTACATAAACCACCTCTTTCGCTCACGTGAGATAACATACTTTAGACTCGCAACTATCCATAATCTTCACTACTATCTTACTCTTATGCGTGAGGTGCGTGAGGCTATCTTAGAAAATAGATTTGCGGAGTATAAAAAAGAGTTTTACAAAAAAAGAAGTAAATCTTAG
- the efp gene encoding elongation factor P, producing the protein MATVGMSDIKKNVRLIVGEVPYKVVEFQHVKPGKGAAFVRMKMKSFLNGKVVEKTVHAGDKFEVPVIDYKTMQYLYDDGDMYQFMDNETYEQLGLTYEQCDDASKWFKDGINVDIVFYKGNAISVQAPEIMEFVITETPPNFKGDTSSGSKKPATLESGAVVQVPYHVLEGDTIKVNTVDGEYLEKVK; encoded by the coding sequence ATGGCAACTGTCGGTATGAGTGATATTAAAAAAAATGTTCGTTTAATAGTAGGTGAAGTTCCGTATAAAGTAGTAGAATTTCAACATGTAAAACCGGGGAAAGGTGCTGCATTTGTTCGTATGAAAATGAAAAGTTTTCTAAATGGAAAGGTAGTTGAAAAAACTGTTCATGCAGGTGATAAATTTGAAGTACCTGTGATTGATTATAAAACTATGCAGTATTTATATGATGATGGTGATATGTACCAGTTTATGGATAATGAAACTTATGAACAGCTCGGTCTCACTTATGAGCAGTGTGACGATGCTTCAAAATGGTTCAAAGACGGTATAAATGTAGATATAGTATTTTATAAAGGGAATGCCATCTCTGTGCAGGCTCCTGAAATTATGGAATTTGTTATTACTGAAACACCGCCAAACTTTAAAGGTGACACATCAAGCGGAAGTAAAAAACCTGCAACACTTGAAAGCGGTGCTGTTGTTCAGGTTCCATACCATGTTTTAGAGGGTGATACTATTAAAGTTAATACTGTCGATGGCGAGTATTTAGAAAAAGTTAAATAA
- a CDS encoding ATP-grasp domain-containing protein gives MGLSNKELPKLGFLYMDYVLRFFDHSNFKGWPNKIETVIYHWKNDKKRFIQEVKDKKIDVLIGNVPATAYETFREIARALPHVRFIPSLDTQFSNKSKENVTRFAWKYDLPIPKTYIYYNHKNADKFLQKCEYPKIIKKSYGPSNYGGYFVHKVDSYKEARELFDEKRYHPQYFQDFVPMEADIRVMLIGHKPVCAFWRRAPEGEWLTNTSQGGSMDYMDVPKSVLDLAVKVSKAAKAEYWACDVAYGKDGKVRILECATAFAAFPYIRDWIGQYLMWLLSEGRFRKPHIPMFNWEELGKISPDLLRTMRHITFGQFNASYDGAYFGNKKKMYGKKEVYMHELDEKYKIYPVKPRYSEEWPSETWNYQDKLALKPLRSLKKDSNIEVPVPTKDESSESFTKDEVKITKDELSDFLTSINGIGKKKVKKIVKHFGDVEEVIGVLHQNPTMLTEIKGITDKLVKKVKKAWKKLLK, from the coding sequence ATGGGATTAAGTAATAAAGAATTACCAAAATTAGGCTTTTTGTATATGGACTATGTCCTGAGATTTTTTGACCATTCAAATTTTAAAGGTTGGCCAAATAAAATAGAAACTGTAATATATCATTGGAAAAATGATAAAAAGAGATTTATTCAAGAAGTCAAAGATAAAAAAATTGATGTTCTTATAGGTAATGTTCCCGCTACTGCTTATGAAACTTTTCGTGAGATTGCACGCGCTCTTCCTCATGTGAGATTTATTCCATCACTAGATACACAGTTTTCAAACAAATCTAAAGAAAATGTAACAAGGTTTGCTTGGAAATATGATTTGCCGATTCCAAAAACATATATTTATTATAATCATAAAAATGCAGATAAATTTTTGCAAAAATGTGAATATCCTAAGATAATTAAAAAATCTTACGGGCCGTCAAACTACGGTGGTTATTTTGTGCATAAAGTAGACAGTTACAAAGAAGCTAGAGAACTTTTTGATGAAAAAAGATACCATCCTCAGTATTTTCAGGATTTTGTACCAATGGAAGCAGATATCCGTGTTATGCTCATAGGTCACAAACCGGTATGTGCGTTCTGGCGTCGTGCTCCTGAGGGTGAATGGCTGACAAACACTTCTCAAGGCGGAAGTATGGATTATATGGATGTTCCAAAATCTGTTCTTGATCTAGCAGTAAAGGTGTCAAAAGCTGCAAAAGCAGAATACTGGGCTTGTGATGTTGCTTACGGTAAAGATGGTAAAGTACGCATTTTAGAGTGTGCTACTGCATTTGCTGCATTCCCTTATATCCGAGATTGGATTGGTCAGTATCTAATGTGGCTTTTAAGTGAGGGCAGATTTAGAAAACCGCATATTCCAATGTTTAACTGGGAAGAGCTGGGTAAAATTTCTCCTGATTTACTCAGAACAATGCGTCATATCACATTTGGTCAATTTAATGCCAGTTATGACGGTGCATACTTTGGAAATAAGAAAAAAATGTATGGTAAAAAAGAAGTTTATATGCATGAACTTGATGAAAAATATAAAATATACCCTGTAAAACCAAGATACAGCGAAGAGTGGCCGAGCGAAACATGGAACTATCAAGACAAACTGGCGTTAAAACCTTTGCGTTCTTTGAAAAAAGATTCTAATATAGAAGTGCCTGTACCGACCAAAGATGAATCAAGTGAGTCTTTTACAAAAGATGAAGTTAAAATTACAAAGGATGAACTGAGTGATTTTTTAACATCTATAAATGGAATTGGTAAAAAGAAAGTTAAAAAAATAGTAAAACATTTTGGTGATGTAGAAGAAGTGATTGGTGTACTTCACCAAAATCCTACAATGCTCACAGAAATAAAAGGTATTACCGACAAGCTTGTAAAAAAAGTAAAAAAAGCATGGAAAAAGCTTCTAAAATAA
- the dnaE gene encoding DNA polymerase III subunit alpha, translating into MSKQPSFTHLHLHTEYSLLDGANKLSNLVSRVKELGMTSVAMTDHGNMFGAIDFYKQMKGAGLKPIIGMEGYIHNGETLGDKSTKQRFHICLYAKNKKGYENLMYLSSKAFIEGFYYFPRINKKELREHSEGLICTSACLQGEVNWHLNLQNERNVKNGALGYEGALNVAREYQDIFGNDFYLELMRHGIGDQLYIDEQILKISRETGIKIVATNDTHYTYPDDAQYHEAFMCIGMNKLYDDPNRMRHSVHEFYIKSPDEMARLFADIPEALEHTQEITNKIEDFVPIVKTPTPPNFKFTQEYAKEEGLDIDYQDDPPLADDASEEEKKKWLSAADKNDAEYFIIKCREGLEKRLKIVPKERHQEYRDRLEFEMDIINSMKFPGYMMIVWDFVKEAKRIGVAVGPGRGSAAGSLVAYSLEITDIDPMKYDLLFERFLNPERVSMPDIDMDFMQARRGEVIDYVTKKYGRNQVAQIITFGSLLAKGVIRDVARVLDMPLSKADQMAKLVPDELGITLNGKTKNGEFKDGAFQKEPKLRELVESDPQVGRVWEFAKKLEGLKRNAGMHAAGVVISNEELWKKTPIYKPSGEDTFVTQYSLNYMEDVDLIKFDFLGLKTLDVIDNAIKLIKRRYDKDIDWHTIDENDKNVYDVIQTGETVGMFQIESSGMQDLNKRLKPSNFEDLIAVLALYRPGPMESGMLDDFIERKHGRQEITYVFEALEEILKPTYGVIVYQEQVMQIVQTIGGFSLGGADIVRRAMGKKKVDEMLKYNKEFSEGAAKQGLDYKTASELFDLIEKFAGYGFNKSHSAAYAMVTFQTAWLKTYYPNEFMAALLTSDKDNTEKVVRYIDEVKRMGIELSPPDICDSYLEFSAITKENREIILFGLGGIKGVGEAAIHAMIEEREENGDYASLQDFVNRIEPSKVNKRVVEAIIKSGGFDRYGYSRKALLDQIELIVDTAKKASEAKKNVVGSLFGDDEEITTVRLELKNSDEYELKEILEFEKDTLGFYVSGHPMDDFREELDELNYTLSSELESIKDGSFAIFIGKVEEIQKKISKKGNQFGIVNLMDFHGNIEIMLFSDKLEQLGEMDLEEPVAFKARVTHTDFGPRLNVTKIMTLKQAKKETKKVKTEIQEAPPEPINLAVRLSNNFDVLENLYSMIRQNPGNRPLKITIISKLHNVVIDSAIRVDSKIITALDGNEFVDLI; encoded by the coding sequence TTGAGCAAACAACCCTCTTTTACACATTTACATCTCCATACAGAATATTCACTGCTTGACGGTGCAAATAAACTCTCGAATCTTGTTTCGAGAGTCAAAGAACTTGGCATGACTTCAGTAGCTATGACTGATCATGGCAATATGTTTGGAGCTATTGATTTTTACAAGCAGATGAAGGGCGCAGGACTTAAACCAATTATCGGAATGGAAGGTTACATTCATAATGGTGAGACTTTGGGTGATAAAAGTACAAAACAGCGTTTTCATATCTGTTTATATGCCAAAAATAAAAAGGGATATGAAAATCTCATGTATCTCTCTTCAAAAGCTTTTATAGAAGGCTTTTACTACTTTCCGCGTATCAATAAAAAAGAGCTTCGTGAACATAGTGAAGGGCTTATCTGTACTTCTGCATGTCTTCAGGGCGAAGTAAACTGGCACTTAAATCTTCAAAATGAAAGAAATGTAAAAAACGGTGCCTTAGGGTATGAAGGTGCATTAAATGTCGCACGAGAATATCAAGATATTTTTGGAAATGATTTTTATCTTGAACTTATGCGTCACGGGATTGGTGACCAGCTCTATATAGATGAGCAGATACTTAAAATTTCTCGTGAGACAGGTATTAAAATAGTCGCAACAAATGATACGCACTATACATACCCGGATGATGCACAATATCATGAAGCTTTTATGTGTATTGGTATGAATAAACTTTATGATGATCCAAATCGTATGCGTCACTCTGTTCATGAGTTTTATATAAAATCTCCAGATGAAATGGCAAGACTGTTTGCTGATATTCCTGAAGCGCTCGAACATACCCAGGAGATTACAAATAAGATAGAAGATTTTGTGCCGATTGTAAAAACACCAACTCCGCCCAACTTTAAATTTACACAAGAATATGCAAAAGAAGAGGGTTTGGATATAGATTATCAAGATGACCCTCCTTTAGCTGATGATGCAAGTGAAGAGGAAAAGAAAAAATGGTTGAGCGCGGCTGATAAAAATGATGCCGAGTACTTTATAATTAAGTGCCGAGAGGGGCTGGAAAAACGCCTGAAAATAGTTCCAAAAGAACGTCATCAAGAATATCGTGACAGATTAGAGTTTGAAATGGATATTATTAACTCTATGAAATTTCCCGGTTATATGATGATTGTATGGGATTTTGTTAAAGAGGCGAAACGTATAGGTGTTGCGGTTGGACCTGGCCGAGGAAGTGCTGCTGGGAGTTTAGTTGCATATTCTTTAGAAATTACAGATATTGATCCTATGAAATATGACCTGCTGTTTGAGCGTTTTTTAAATCCTGAGCGTGTAAGTATGCCCGATATTGATATGGACTTTATGCAGGCTCGTCGTGGAGAAGTTATTGATTATGTAACGAAAAAATATGGGCGTAATCAGGTTGCACAGATTATTACTTTCGGTTCACTGCTTGCAAAAGGAGTTATCCGTGATGTTGCTCGCGTACTTGATATGCCGCTCTCTAAAGCAGATCAGATGGCAAAACTTGTTCCTGATGAACTTGGTATTACGCTCAATGGTAAAACAAAAAACGGTGAATTTAAAGATGGTGCTTTTCAAAAAGAGCCGAAACTCCGTGAGCTTGTAGAGAGTGATCCTCAAGTTGGGCGTGTTTGGGAATTTGCCAAAAAACTTGAAGGCCTCAAACGAAATGCCGGAATGCATGCAGCTGGTGTCGTTATTTCCAATGAAGAGCTTTGGAAAAAGACACCTATTTATAAGCCATCTGGTGAGGATACCTTTGTAACACAGTACTCGCTTAACTATATGGAAGATGTAGACTTAATCAAGTTTGACTTCTTGGGGCTGAAAACGCTTGATGTTATTGACAATGCAATTAAGCTGATTAAGAGAAGATATGATAAAGATATAGACTGGCATACGATAGATGAAAATGACAAAAATGTTTATGATGTCATTCAAACAGGTGAAACGGTAGGGATGTTTCAAATTGAATCCTCCGGTATGCAGGATTTGAATAAACGATTAAAACCTTCAAATTTTGAGGATTTAATTGCGGTCTTGGCACTCTATCGTCCGGGTCCTATGGAGTCGGGGATGCTTGATGACTTCATCGAGCGTAAACACGGACGTCAGGAAATTACCTATGTTTTTGAAGCGCTTGAAGAGATACTAAAACCTACTTACGGAGTAATTGTTTATCAAGAACAGGTAATGCAGATTGTGCAGACCATTGGAGGATTCAGTCTTGGCGGTGCAGACATTGTTCGTCGTGCTATGGGGAAGAAAAAAGTCGATGAGATGCTCAAATATAACAAAGAATTCTCAGAAGGTGCAGCAAAACAGGGACTAGATTATAAGACTGCATCAGAACTTTTTGATTTAATTGAAAAGTTTGCCGGATATGGTTTTAACAAGTCTCACTCGGCAGCCTATGCAATGGTTACATTCCAAACAGCATGGCTAAAAACTTACTATCCAAATGAATTTATGGCAGCCCTTTTAACGTCCGATAAAGACAATACTGAAAAGGTTGTCCGCTACATAGATGAAGTAAAGCGTATGGGTATTGAGCTTTCTCCTCCTGATATCTGTGACTCATATTTGGAGTTTTCAGCTATTACCAAAGAGAATCGTGAAATTATTCTTTTTGGTTTGGGCGGCATAAAAGGTGTCGGTGAAGCTGCCATACATGCAATGATCGAAGAGCGTGAAGAAAATGGTGATTATGCCTCTTTGCAGGATTTTGTCAATAGAATTGAACCTTCAAAAGTCAATAAACGTGTTGTTGAAGCAATTATAAAATCAGGCGGATTTGACAGATACGGCTACTCGCGCAAAGCACTATTGGACCAAATAGAACTTATAGTTGATACTGCAAAAAAAGCAAGTGAAGCAAAGAAAAATGTAGTCGGCAGTCTTTTTGGTGATGACGAAGAAATTACAACAGTGAGGCTTGAACTTAAAAATTCGGATGAGTATGAACTTAAAGAAATCTTGGAATTTGAAAAAGACACGCTGGGCTTTTATGTCTCAGGGCACCCGATGGATGATTTTCGTGAAGAGTTGGATGAATTAAACTATACGCTCTCTTCAGAACTTGAGAGTATTAAAGATGGTTCATTCGCTATATTTATCGGAAAAGTTGAAGAAATACAGAAAAAAATCTCTAAAAAAGGAAATCAGTTCGGTATAGTGAACTTGATGGATTTTCATGGAAATATAGAAATTATGCTTTTTTCCGACAAGTTAGAACAACTAGGTGAAATGGATTTGGAAGAACCGGTTGCATTTAAGGCAAGAGTAACACATACTGATTTTGGACCACGCTTGAATGTAACAAAAATAATGACGCTCAAACAGGCAAAAAAAGAGACAAAAAAAGTTAAAACAGAGATTCAAGAAGCACCGCCTGAACCAATAAATCTGGCTGTAAGACTTAGTAATAATTTTGATGTATTGGAAAATCTCTATAGTATGATAAGACAAAACCCGGGGAATCGACCGCTCAAAATAACAATAATTTCAAAACTTCATAATGTTGTTATAGACTCTGCAATACGCGTAGATAGTAAAATTATTACTGCCTTGGATGGTAATGAATTTGTGGATTTAATATAA
- a CDS encoding sensor domain-containing protein, which translates to MAFELMDLKQNNSSLLNLLTQHLPDMLWVKDLEGKYIYANKAICNDLLMAKDTQEPIGKGDIFFALREREAHKEIADWHTFGELCFNSDQLVIDSNKAMKFEEYGNVKGKLMYLEVYKAPFYDKDGNIIGTVGAGRDITQLKKIQFDLENSLEELDTKRDQLEFQANHDALTGLPNRVLFMDRLTQAIKLAKREKQHVAVLFLDIDDFKKINDSLGHHVGDEILIEVTQRMLLKMRKSDTLARLGGDEFCIIINNIKDIDDVSKIIENGMEVFRDPFITQEHTLYISISVGVSLYPNDGKDAIALLKNSDAAMYKAKQNTRDRYSFYDEEMTKKAYERIFLETEMRKAFEKDEFVVYFQPQVHAKTKILTGMEALVRWQHPDMGFIYPDRFIPLAESTGMIIKLDRIVMKKAISQFSRWKKSGLEPKKVSINLTMTQLAEGDFYKFIKELLEYENVSASEVEFEITEREIMGNPDASIKALEKLNELGISVAIDDFGTGYSSLTYLKRLPINKLKIDKSFIDNIPKDLSDSAIVKTIINLCENLELQVIAEGVEEENQNDFLFENNCEDIQGFLFSHPINVKDMEEFIKKHT; encoded by the coding sequence ATGGCGTTTGAACTTATGGATTTGAAACAAAATAATTCGAGTTTACTAAATCTTTTAACACAACATCTTCCAGATATGTTGTGGGTAAAGGATTTAGAAGGTAAATATATATATGCAAACAAAGCTATATGTAATGATTTATTGATGGCAAAAGACACACAGGAGCCTATAGGAAAAGGTGATATCTTTTTTGCATTAAGAGAAAGAGAAGCACATAAAGAAATTGCTGATTGGCATACATTTGGAGAACTTTGCTTTAATAGTGATCAATTGGTGATTGACAGCAACAAGGCTATGAAGTTTGAAGAGTATGGGAATGTTAAGGGTAAACTTATGTATTTGGAGGTATATAAAGCTCCATTTTATGATAAAGATGGAAATATCATAGGCACTGTGGGAGCAGGCCGTGATATTACACAGTTGAAAAAAATCCAATTTGATTTAGAAAACAGTTTAGAAGAATTAGATACAAAAAGAGATCAATTGGAGTTTCAGGCAAATCATGATGCTCTGACCGGTTTGCCAAATCGTGTTCTTTTTATGGACAGACTAACGCAAGCAATTAAGTTAGCTAAAAGAGAAAAACAACATGTTGCAGTTCTTTTCTTAGATATAGATGATTTTAAAAAGATAAATGACTCATTGGGACATCATGTAGGGGATGAAATTCTAATTGAAGTAACACAAAGAATGTTACTCAAAATGCGAAAATCTGACACACTTGCAAGACTTGGTGGTGATGAGTTTTGTATTATAATAAATAATATTAAAGATATAGATGATGTGTCCAAAATTATCGAAAATGGAATGGAGGTTTTTAGAGATCCATTTATTACTCAGGAGCATACCTTATATATAAGTATAAGTGTTGGTGTATCTTTGTACCCAAATGATGGAAAAGATGCTATTGCATTATTGAAAAATTCAGATGCTGCAATGTATAAAGCAAAACAAAATACTCGAGATAGATATAGCTTTTATGATGAAGAAATGACAAAAAAAGCATACGAAAGAATTTTTCTTGAAACCGAGATGCGTAAAGCTTTTGAAAAAGATGAATTTGTTGTTTATTTTCAACCGCAGGTCCATGCAAAAACAAAGATCTTAACAGGTATGGAAGCACTTGTAAGGTGGCAACATCCTGATATGGGATTTATTTATCCTGATAGATTTATTCCTTTGGCAGAATCAACGGGAATGATTATAAAGCTTGACAGGATAGTGATGAAAAAAGCAATTTCACAATTTTCTCGTTGGAAAAAAAGCGGTCTTGAGCCAAAAAAAGTTTCTATTAATTTGACAATGACACAATTGGCAGAAGGAGATTTTTATAAGTTTATAAAAGAGTTGTTAGAATATGAAAATGTTTCGGCAAGTGAAGTGGAATTTGAAATTACTGAAAGAGAAATTATGGGTAATCCAGATGCATCCATAAAGGCTTTAGAAAAACTTAATGAATTAGGCATATCAGTTGCTATTGATGATTTTGGAACAGGCTATTCATCGCTAACTTATTTAAAAAGACTTCCTATTAATAAATTGAAAATTGATAAATCATTCATTGATAATATACCTAAAGATTTATCTGATTCTGCCATAGTAAAAACTATAATAAATTTATGTGAAAATTTAGAACTGCAAGTGATTGCAGAAGGTGTTGAAGAAGAAAATCAAAATGATTTTTTATTTGAAAATAATTGTGAAGATATACAAGGTTTTCTTTTTTCTCATCCAATCAATGTAAAAGATATGGAAGAATTTATAAAAAAACATACTTAA